A genomic stretch from Telmatocola sphagniphila includes:
- a CDS encoding plasma-membrane proton-efflux P-type ATPase has protein sequence MKTTLKTPGSNPSQAKPLAAKESTPTSVPDSLTELHVNLNTGLTQLEVSIRRKEHGYNEVTEQKEHPFLKFLGKFWGLSAWMLELIIVFSALLRHYTDLMVVSVLLLINAILSFIQERRAAGVVATLRRRLQVNARVLRDSNWQVIPSRELVPGDIVRARPGDIIPADFRLLTGTLTVDQSALTGESKNAEKTTGEVLSSGSIVRRGEGNGVVVLTGSKTLFGRTTQLVQMASPKLHIEAVISKLVRWLFVIVASLATLVIIVSLIRGTPLFGMIPLLLVLLTSAVPMALPVMFTVSMAIGSKQLAKRGVLVTRLSATEDAATMNVLCVDKTGTITMNQLAITGVIPLDSAAEADVLFAGALASQEANQDPIDLAFLAEAKKRHIFDNLAKVSPVSFFPFDAKNRRTEAVVEQNGNRIRVMKGAVQTIAEACGLLLPAIEVLEARVSEFAFKGYRTLAVARGPETGTPRILGLVTLYDPPRQDAKSLITALHDLGVPVKMLTGDALAVAKEIGQGVGLSNILPVAALKAASAQTGNKTFDILANADGFAEVFPEDKYLVVKHLQAAGHVVGMTGDGVNDAPALRQAEVGIAVSSATDVAKGAASVVLTEPGLTNILALVEQGRTIYQHVLTWIINKISQTILKASFVAIAFLATGQFVITASAMLLLVFVMDFATIALATDRVRPSKKPETWAIGGFVAVSVVLGLAMVVETLMLVWIGWSRFGLATDSNALCSFCYLILLYFGVFSSLSRRERRWFWSTAPSKTLIVALVAGAVAGTILTLVELPGLPSLPWEQMLAIFAYAMVSCLVVNDAVKVIMIKRLVPTSVA, from the coding sequence ATGAAAACAACCCTTAAAACACCAGGATCAAACCCATCGCAGGCTAAGCCCTTAGCCGCCAAGGAATCTACCCCTACGTCGGTACCCGACTCGCTTACCGAACTCCACGTCAACCTCAATACCGGACTCACACAGCTTGAAGTAAGTATCCGGCGAAAAGAGCATGGCTACAACGAAGTAACCGAACAAAAAGAACATCCGTTCCTGAAGTTCCTCGGAAAATTCTGGGGACTTTCCGCCTGGATGCTGGAATTGATTATCGTTTTCTCGGCACTGCTGAGGCATTACACGGACCTCATGGTGGTGAGCGTCTTACTCCTCATCAATGCCATTTTGAGCTTCATCCAAGAACGTCGAGCCGCCGGCGTCGTTGCAACACTGCGGAGACGGCTTCAGGTCAATGCTCGCGTCTTGCGAGATTCGAATTGGCAGGTTATTCCTTCCCGCGAGTTGGTCCCCGGCGACATCGTTCGCGCGCGGCCCGGCGACATCATTCCGGCCGATTTTAGACTTCTCACGGGAACGTTGACTGTAGACCAGTCGGCACTGACCGGCGAATCGAAAAATGCAGAGAAAACGACTGGAGAAGTGCTATCATCGGGATCAATCGTACGACGCGGTGAAGGCAACGGTGTCGTCGTATTGACAGGTTCGAAGACACTTTTTGGTCGCACGACTCAGCTCGTCCAGATGGCAAGCCCCAAGCTCCATATCGAAGCCGTGATCTCCAAGCTCGTTCGTTGGCTTTTCGTCATCGTCGCTTCACTGGCGACTCTCGTCATCATCGTGTCGCTAATACGAGGCACGCCTCTTTTTGGGATGATCCCGCTGTTACTCGTCCTTCTGACGAGCGCAGTACCGATGGCCCTTCCTGTCATGTTCACGGTCAGTATGGCCATCGGGTCGAAGCAACTGGCCAAGCGCGGCGTATTGGTCACTCGCCTCAGCGCCACTGAAGATGCCGCGACGATGAATGTGCTTTGCGTCGACAAGACGGGCACGATCACGATGAATCAGTTGGCTATTACCGGTGTGATTCCGCTCGATAGTGCGGCGGAAGCCGATGTTTTGTTCGCCGGTGCACTTGCTTCTCAGGAGGCCAACCAAGATCCGATTGACCTGGCCTTTCTTGCGGAAGCGAAGAAACGGCACATCTTCGACAATCTTGCCAAAGTCTCGCCCGTTTCCTTCTTCCCATTCGATGCGAAAAATCGCCGAACGGAAGCCGTGGTCGAACAGAATGGGAATCGCATTCGAGTGATGAAAGGGGCGGTACAAACCATCGCCGAAGCTTGCGGCCTTTTGCTCCCGGCGATTGAGGTATTGGAAGCCCGCGTTAGCGAATTTGCCTTCAAAGGATATCGGACTTTAGCGGTAGCGCGCGGCCCGGAGACAGGAACTCCACGAATACTCGGACTCGTTACCTTGTACGATCCGCCGCGTCAGGATGCCAAATCCCTAATAACTGCGTTGCACGATTTAGGCGTTCCAGTCAAGATGCTCACTGGCGACGCACTAGCAGTTGCCAAAGAAATCGGCCAAGGTGTGGGCTTGTCGAATATTCTTCCCGTTGCAGCACTCAAAGCCGCAAGTGCTCAGACAGGTAACAAGACCTTCGACATATTAGCAAATGCTGATGGCTTCGCTGAGGTGTTTCCAGAGGATAAATACCTCGTTGTCAAGCATCTGCAAGCTGCCGGTCATGTGGTCGGGATGACGGGCGACGGCGTCAACGATGCTCCGGCCCTGCGCCAAGCCGAAGTCGGCATTGCTGTCAGTTCAGCAACCGATGTAGCGAAGGGCGCTGCAAGCGTCGTCCTCACCGAACCGGGTCTTACGAACATCTTGGCGTTGGTCGAACAAGGCCGGACGATCTACCAGCATGTTCTGACCTGGATCATCAACAAGATCAGCCAGACGATTCTGAAGGCCTCTTTCGTGGCCATCGCATTCCTCGCTACCGGACAGTTTGTTATCACCGCCTCAGCGATGCTCTTGCTCGTTTTCGTGATGGACTTCGCAACGATAGCCTTGGCCACCGACCGCGTTCGACCATCCAAAAAACCGGAAACTTGGGCCATCGGGGGCTTCGTCGCGGTATCGGTAGTGCTGGGCCTGGCTATGGTTGTTGAAACTCTCATGTTAGTGTGGATCGGCTGGTCGCGTTTCGGATTGGCTACAGACAGTAATGCCCTCTGCAGTTTCTGCTATCTGATTCTGCTTTATTTCGGCGTCTTTTCTTCTCTATCTCGGCGGGAACGACGCTGGTTCTGGTCGACGGCACCCAGCAAGACTCTAATCGTCGCTCTTGTAGCTGGCGCGGTCGCTGGTACTATCCTGACGCTGGTAGAACTTCCGGGGCTGCCCTCATTGCCTTGGGAGCAAATGTTAGCGATTTTTGCTTATGCGATGGTATCTTGCCTTGTCGTTAACGATGCAGTGAAAGTGATAATGATTAAGAGGCTCGTTCCGACTTCGGTTGCGTAA
- a CDS encoding zinc-dependent peptidase, producing the protein MALLSVVVGWFLPPVLCALILCPLIYWLLRRRCLRRLSIMQRAFPTEGEKILERHVAYFRSLSDPEKARFRQLWKIFLNEIRIIGIRTEVDDTVRLLVAASAIIPIFGLHDWEYHRLGEVLIYPESLSEKYQTTGNAYENILGMVGLKHLSGVMILSKLSPLAGFDNAISSNNLGVPEFARLISHEEVEHGLPLEVPWQSIKRWAQYVAEALSHPAKNHPYINDYAYTNEREYLAVLAEYFFKSPEICRKKIQNCTACFGKYSIRIPAQR; encoded by the coding sequence ATGGCATTACTATCCGTCGTGGTTGGCTGGTTTTTACCTCCTGTCTTATGCGCTCTCATTCTATGCCCCCTGATCTACTGGTTGCTCCGGCGTCGATGCCTCCGCCGACTGTCGATTATGCAACGGGCATTTCCTACAGAGGGAGAAAAAATCTTGGAGCGTCACGTTGCCTATTTTCGATCTCTCTCAGATCCCGAAAAAGCGCGCTTCCGACAACTCTGGAAAATTTTCCTCAATGAAATCCGGATTATAGGCATCCGCACCGAAGTCGACGACACCGTTCGGCTATTGGTAGCGGCCAGTGCCATTATCCCCATCTTCGGCTTGCATGATTGGGAATACCATCGACTGGGTGAAGTCCTTATTTATCCGGAGTCGTTGAGCGAGAAATATCAAACGACGGGAAATGCCTACGAGAACATTCTTGGCATGGTCGGCTTGAAACACCTGAGCGGAGTGATGATTCTGTCTAAGCTGTCTCCTCTCGCAGGCTTCGATAATGCAATCAGCTCAAACAATTTGGGCGTTCCTGAGTTCGCTCGCTTGATATCGCATGAAGAAGTCGAACATGGCCTTCCGCTGGAGGTTCCTTGGCAGTCCATTAAGCGTTGGGCGCAATACGTGGCAGAAGCACTTTCCCATCCAGCCAAAAATCATCCTTACATCAACGATTACGCCTATACGAACGAACGGGAGTATCTGGCGGTCTTAGCCGAATATTTCTTCAAATCGCCCGAGATTTGCAGAAAAAAGATCCAGAATTGTACGGCATGCTTCGGGAAATATTCCATCAGGATACCCGCACAACGCTGA
- a CDS encoding SEC-C metal-binding domain-containing protein — protein MLREIFHQDTRTTLKLPNLRRQKYARNSPCPCGSGKKYKQRCLSKVVDSKNVSLSEPSRETSLPGA, from the coding sequence ATGCTTCGGGAAATATTCCATCAGGATACCCGCACAACGCTGAAGCTCCCAAACCTGCGCCGACAGAAATATGCTCGGAATTCTCCCTGCCCTTGCGGTAGTGGGAAAAAGTATAAGCAACGTTGCTTATCGAAGGTTGTGGATTCGAAAAATGTAAGCTTATCTGAGCCTTCCCGGGAAACTTCGCTTCCCGGCGCATAG
- the glgP gene encoding alpha-glucan family phosphorylase — translation MSSRITEGHLSSGQLPTDIEGFDLLAELALNMRWSWNHATDAVWSELDPELWEITHNPWVVLQTVSRDKIRNMLADPVFRKQIDVLVESRKHALEAPAWFQKEHLQNSLTCVAYFSMEFMLSEALPIYSGGLGNVAGDQLKANSDLGVPVVGVGLLYQQGYFRQVIDKNGEQQALYPYNDPGQLPITPLRQPNGEWLRLEIELPGYPVWLRVWQVLVGRVKLYLLDSNDLANFPTVRGITSELYGGGPELRLQQELVLGIGGWRLLQALGIQPEVCHLNEGHAAFAILERARTFMKASGQPFEVALAVTRAGNLFTTHTAVPAGFDRFAPYLIEHYLGRYAQEKLGISVRELLALGRENANDSSESFNMAYMAIRGSGAVNGVSRLHGQVSRHIFRTLFPRWPENEVPVGYVTNGVHMPTWDSAPSDELWTEACGKNRWLGRTKTLERDIRCVTDSKLWQFRTKASKALIEFTRERISRQLAYTGAPSESIERAKHLFDPNALTLGFARRFATYKRPNLLLHNRERLLRLLKNPDRPVQLIMAGKAHPADRAGQDLIHEWINFIREADNRLNIIFLRDYDMQLTERLVQGVDVWINTPRRPWEACGTSGMKVLVNGGINLSELDGWWAEAYSPEVGWAVGDGLEHGDDPSLDAVEAERLYELLEREVIPEFYNRDEHGIPTAWVKRMRESMAQLTPRFSADRTIREYTEQHYLPAAIAYRTRAADNGSIGKKIVDWRFALETKLSKVRFGNLNVQTRDGQYLFEIRVCFNDLDAKSVRVELYADGVMGGDPMRQEMKCLQQPVETQGYIYRISIPASRHTTDYSVRIIPHYDGVAVPLEATHILWQH, via the coding sequence ATGAGCAGCCGAATAACAGAAGGTCACTTGAGTTCGGGCCAGTTGCCCACGGATATCGAGGGCTTCGATCTGCTTGCTGAGCTTGCACTCAATATGAGATGGTCCTGGAATCATGCCACCGACGCTGTCTGGAGCGAACTCGATCCGGAATTATGGGAGATCACCCACAACCCCTGGGTCGTTCTCCAGACCGTTTCTAGGGACAAAATCCGAAACATGTTAGCCGATCCCGTTTTTCGAAAACAAATAGATGTCCTGGTAGAAAGCAGGAAGCACGCATTGGAGGCTCCTGCGTGGTTTCAAAAAGAACATTTGCAGAATTCGCTGACCTGCGTCGCCTATTTCAGCATGGAGTTCATGTTAAGCGAGGCGTTGCCTATCTACTCAGGAGGTCTAGGCAACGTCGCCGGCGATCAACTCAAAGCCAATAGCGACTTGGGCGTGCCCGTCGTTGGAGTGGGACTTCTTTACCAGCAAGGCTATTTTCGCCAGGTGATCGACAAAAACGGAGAGCAACAAGCACTTTACCCCTACAACGATCCCGGCCAATTGCCGATTACTCCATTGCGGCAACCCAACGGCGAGTGGCTTCGATTGGAGATCGAACTGCCCGGTTACCCTGTCTGGTTGCGCGTCTGGCAAGTCCTGGTAGGCAGGGTCAAGCTTTATCTTTTGGATAGCAATGATCTGGCAAACTTCCCGACAGTCAGGGGCATCACCAGCGAGCTTTATGGAGGCGGCCCGGAGTTGCGGTTACAGCAGGAACTCGTTCTGGGAATCGGGGGTTGGAGGTTGCTGCAAGCCCTCGGCATTCAGCCGGAAGTTTGCCACTTGAACGAAGGTCACGCTGCGTTTGCAATTTTGGAACGCGCTCGAACATTTATGAAAGCTTCGGGACAACCTTTCGAAGTCGCACTGGCCGTAACACGCGCAGGAAATCTCTTCACGACTCACACGGCCGTCCCAGCCGGTTTCGACCGTTTCGCACCTTACCTGATCGAGCACTACTTGGGTCGATACGCGCAAGAAAAACTCGGCATTTCGGTTCGCGAATTGCTCGCCCTGGGCCGCGAAAATGCAAACGATTCGTCCGAGAGCTTCAACATGGCCTATATGGCCATTCGCGGGAGTGGAGCCGTCAATGGCGTAAGCAGATTGCATGGCCAGGTCAGCCGACACATTTTTCGGACGCTATTTCCGCGCTGGCCGGAAAATGAAGTCCCTGTCGGCTATGTGACAAACGGGGTCCATATGCCAACCTGGGACTCAGCTCCGTCGGACGAGCTTTGGACGGAGGCTTGCGGGAAGAACCGCTGGTTAGGACGTACGAAAACTCTCGAACGAGACATTCGTTGCGTTACCGATAGCAAACTTTGGCAATTTCGCACCAAAGCCAGTAAAGCTTTGATCGAATTCACACGCGAACGTATTTCCCGACAGCTCGCATATACTGGGGCTCCGAGTGAATCAATAGAACGTGCGAAACATCTTTTCGACCCCAATGCTCTAACGCTAGGCTTTGCCCGCCGATTTGCAACTTATAAAAGACCGAATTTGCTACTCCATAACCGGGAGCGCTTGCTTCGCCTTTTGAAAAATCCCGATCGTCCCGTGCAACTCATCATGGCCGGTAAGGCCCATCCGGCGGATAGAGCTGGCCAAGACTTGATCCATGAATGGATTAACTTCATAAGAGAAGCGGATAACCGCCTCAATATCATCTTCCTCAGAGACTACGACATGCAGTTGACCGAACGCTTGGTACAGGGCGTCGATGTCTGGATCAACACTCCTCGACGACCTTGGGAAGCCTGCGGCACCAGCGGAATGAAGGTGCTCGTCAACGGAGGCATTAATCTTTCCGAGTTGGATGGCTGGTGGGCCGAAGCTTATTCTCCCGAAGTTGGTTGGGCGGTGGGAGACGGGCTAGAGCATGGTGACGATCCTAGTTTGGATGCTGTCGAAGCCGAAAGACTCTACGAATTGCTCGAACGGGAAGTGATTCCAGAGTTTTATAATCGAGACGAACACGGTATTCCGACTGCTTGGGTCAAGAGGATGCGGGAAAGTATGGCACAGTTGACGCCACGATTTTCCGCTGACCGCACTATCCGCGAATATACCGAGCAACATTATCTACCTGCCGCAATTGCATATCGAACGCGGGCTGCCGATAACGGTTCAATTGGCAAGAAGATTGTCGATTGGCGATTCGCTCTAGAAACGAAATTGAGTAAGGTTCGCTTTGGCAACTTGAATGTTCAAACGCGAGACGGGCAATATCTATTTGAAATTCGAGTCTGTTTTAACGATCTGGACGCCAAATCGGTTCGAGTAGAACTTTATGCCGACGGTGTCATGGGCGGCGATCCTATGAGACAGGAGATGAAGTGTTTACAGCAGCCGGTGGAAACGCAAGGCTATATTTATCGCATTTCCATTCCCGCTTCTCGCCACACAACGGATTATTCGGTGCGAATTATCCCGCACTATGATGGCG